In Candidatus Ryanbacteria bacterium CG10_big_fil_rev_8_21_14_0_10_43_42, the following are encoded in one genomic region:
- a CDS encoding methionyl-tRNA formyltransferase translates to MQNKSIAIKIVFFGTPDFSVRILASLIHHNLTPVAVVTVPDKPVGRKKEYMPSAIKAYATENTIPVLEPETLRDPVFLKELRGYHADIFTVASFGRLLPKTLLDIPLKGVINVHPSLLPRHRGASPIQTAILKGDVKTGVTLMLTDAEMDHGPIIAKSKPYDIQNFGYKQLHDELAKQGGDLLAETLPKWIAGEITPQEQDHTKATFTKLFTKEDGHINWNRSVKEIDRHIRAFEEWPGTYSFYEDGSHKVRRVKILKGHASDQPSPGKPGTVVQEKNGSLAVCTKDNLFIVEFIQMEGKRPVSGDDFLNGQSPTLRDIFH, encoded by the coding sequence ATGCAAAATAAAAGCATTGCCATAAAAATAGTATTTTTCGGTACACCGGATTTTTCGGTGCGTATATTAGCATCTCTCATACACCATAATCTGACGCCTGTTGCCGTCGTAACCGTACCGGACAAACCCGTCGGAAGAAAAAAGGAATACATGCCGTCTGCAATAAAAGCATATGCTACCGAAAATACTATCCCCGTACTTGAACCGGAAACATTAAGAGATCCTGTATTTTTGAAAGAATTACGCGGTTATCATGCGGATATCTTTACAGTAGCATCATTCGGGCGCTTGCTTCCGAAAACACTCCTGGACATCCCCTTAAAAGGCGTTATTAACGTACATCCTTCCCTGCTCCCCCGGCACCGCGGCGCATCCCCCATACAAACCGCTATTCTGAAGGGAGATGTTAAAACCGGCGTTACTCTTATGCTTACCGATGCCGAGATGGATCATGGACCTATTATAGCGAAAAGTAAACCGTATGACATACAAAATTTTGGTTATAAACAGCTGCATGATGAGCTCGCCAAACAGGGAGGCGATCTTTTAGCGGAAACACTGCCAAAATGGATTGCGGGAGAAATTACACCACAGGAACAGGATCACACAAAGGCAACGTTTACAAAATTATTCACAAAAGAGGATGGTCATATTAACTGGAACCGTTCGGTAAAAGAAATCGATAGACATATACGCGCATTTGAAGAATGGCCCGGTACCTATAGCTTTTATGAGGACGGGTCTCATAAAGTAAGACGCGTGAAAATTTTAAAGGGACACGCGTCCGATCAGCCTTCCCCCGGCAAACCCGGTACTGTGGTGCAAGAAAAAAACGGCTCACTTGCCGTTTGTACAAAAGATAACCTTTTTATTGTAGAGTTTATCCAGATGGAGGGTAAGCGCCCCGTAAGCGGTGACGATTTTCTTAATGGACAATCCCCGACTCTTCGGGATATTTTTCACTAG